The proteins below come from a single Candidatus Aenigmatarchaeota archaeon genomic window:
- a CDS encoding chloride channel protein, producing the protein MSRQIYEETLLFAGILKWSLLAGAVGILVGLSTAFFLRVLEWALRLGAGHPMYFLFLPFSLFLVAFIRKYVFPEADACSTDGVIKYVHHLKKIPAMSIPKAFIMPILTIASGGSAGKEAPAADVGAGLGSLFGSFMNLNDEDRRKLTICGISAGFASVFGTPIAGAIFGVEVLFMGSLLYEILLPAFIAGVIGYQVSSAMGITYFYQPIDIVPVFSQSFFFDLIIAGLFFGVCSAFFMFALKSCKSFSGKFNIWAPLKGFVAGLVLVVLAFSFSTQYLGLGLGSVQSSLQGNPADPEAFALKTIFTSITLGFGGSGGVITPVFFVGATSGNFFAQVFSEDMATFSAIGLVAVLAGVTGTPIAASILAVELFGSHVAPYAAIGCLISFIVVGNRSIFPSQVTSVKRTYVPISIDEEIGRVKPHIDKGYQLLVGAGEALSEKVRPGKYEFRRKTLKQKISDKVKKAKSYVWED; encoded by the coding sequence ATGTCCCGCCAGATTTACGAGGAAACCCTTCTCTTTGCAGGCATACTGAAATGGTCCCTTCTGGCAGGAGCAGTTGGGATTCTGGTAGGCCTTTCCACGGCATTCTTTCTCAGGGTTTTGGAATGGGCGCTCCGGCTTGGGGCAGGCCACCCGATGTATTTTCTCTTCCTCCCCTTTTCGCTGTTTCTGGTCGCTTTCATAAGAAAATATGTCTTTCCCGAGGCGGACGCATGCAGCACGGATGGGGTCATAAAATACGTGCACCACCTGAAGAAAATTCCGGCCATGTCGATTCCAAAGGCCTTTATTATGCCGATACTCACTATTGCTTCCGGCGGCTCCGCGGGAAAAGAAGCGCCGGCGGCGGATGTCGGCGCGGGTCTTGGCTCTCTTTTTGGGAGCTTCATGAACCTGAATGACGAAGACAGGCGAAAGCTTACTATCTGCGGCATAAGCGCGGGATTTGCGTCTGTCTTTGGAACGCCGATTGCAGGCGCGATTTTCGGAGTCGAAGTGCTTTTTATGGGAAGCCTTCTCTATGAAATTCTTCTGCCGGCGTTTATTGCGGGGGTTATTGGCTACCAGGTTTCTTCTGCAATGGGCATAACTTATTTTTACCAGCCAATTGACATTGTGCCTGTATTCAGCCAGAGCTTCTTTTTTGACCTTATAATTGCTGGACTGTTTTTTGGCGTGTGCTCAGCGTTTTTCATGTTTGCCTTGAAAAGCTGCAAGTCCTTTTCAGGCAAGTTCAACATCTGGGCACCCTTGAAGGGCTTTGTGGCGGGGCTTGTCCTGGTTGTCCTTGCATTCTCTTTTTCCACCCAGTATCTGGGCCTTGGCCTTGGCTCGGTGCAGTCCTCCTTGCAGGGAAACCCGGCCGACCCGGAAGCTTTCGCGCTTAAGACGATATTTACTTCGATAACTCTCGGATTTGGGGGAAGCGGGGGGGTAATCACTCCGGTGTTTTTTGTCGGGGCGACTTCAGGAAATTTTTTTGCGCAGGTTTTTAGTGAGGACATGGCCACCTTTTCTGCAATAGGGCTTGTCGCGGTTTTGGCGGGCGTTACCGGAACGCCGATTGCCGCAAGCATTCTTGCAGTCGAGCTTTTCGGCTCCCACGTCGCGCCTTACGCTGCAATTGGCTGCCTCATCAGTTTCATAGTCGTGGGAAACAGGAGCATTTTCCCTTCGCAGGTGACGTCGGTCAAGAGGACATATGTGCCTATAAGCATTGACGAGGAAATTGGAAGGGTCAAGCCCCACATTGACAAGGGCTACCAGCTCCTGGTGGGTGCGGGCGAAGCGCTGAGCGAAAAGGTGCGCCCGGGAAAGTATGAATTTCGGAGGAAGACGCTGAAGCAGAAGATTTCCGACAAGGTGAAAAAGGCGAAAAGCTATGTCTGGGAGGACTGA
- a CDS encoding MscL family protein produces MALVKEFKDFLKEYKVVGLAVAFIMGVAVTALVKSLVDNVIMPVVTFFIPGGAWKTATFALGPVIIGWGPFLAELINFVIIAAVVFLIAKMVLKEEKVTKK; encoded by the coding sequence ATGGCACTAGTAAAAGAATTCAAGGATTTCCTGAAGGAATACAAGGTTGTGGGGCTTGCAGTGGCGTTCATAATGGGCGTTGCAGTAACTGCTCTTGTCAAGTCCCTTGTCGACAATGTCATAATGCCCGTGGTGACGTTTTTCATACCCGGAGGCGCATGGAAAACAGCAACCTTTGCGTTAGGCCCTGTCATAATTGGGTGGGGGCCTTTCCTGGCCGAGCTCATAAATTTCGTCATAATAGCCGCAGTTGTATTCCTAATCGCAAAGATGGTCCTAAAGGAAGAGAAAGTGACCAAAAAGTAG
- a CDS encoding methyltransferase, translated as MEKEIVYEGGEDTYFLLECIEKEIGSRKIESAIEIGTGSGIISIALSPKIGKIIAIDINPDALKRAKKEALEKGAKNIEFAESDLFEKVAGKFDLVFFNPPYLPGKGEKCLCGGKNGQEVTERFLQNVGNHLENTGEAIVLLSSFNQVEMLKKKYGLEIIAEKKLWFESLWCAKLSSKHPKLRLS; from the coding sequence ATGGAGAAGGAAATCGTATACGAGGGGGGCGAAGACACCTACTTTCTTCTGGAGTGCATCGAAAAGGAAATTGGAAGCCGGAAAATTGAAAGTGCGATTGAAATAGGCACTGGAAGCGGAATCATCTCGATTGCACTTTCCCCAAAAATAGGGAAGATTATCGCAATAGACATCAATCCGGATGCCCTGAAGCGCGCAAAAAAGGAGGCATTGGAAAAAGGAGCAAAAAACATCGAGTTTGCCGAAAGCGACCTGTTCGAAAAAGTAGCCGGAAAATTTGACCTTGTTTTCTTCAACCCGCCATACCTGCCGGGAAAGGGGGAAAAATGCCTCTGCGGCGGAAAGAACGGGCAGGAGGTGACAGAAAGGTTTTTGCAGAATGTCGGAAATCACCTAGAAAATACGGGCGAGGCAATAGTTCTGCTTTCAAGTTTTAACCAAGTGGAAATGCTGAAGAAAAAATACGGGCTGGAAATAATTGCCGAAAAAAAACTTTGGTTTGAGTCGCTTTGGTGTGCAAAACTTTCCTCTAAGCACCCAAAATTAAGACTTTCCTAA
- a CDS encoding uL15 family ribosomal protein: MGKVRNRKFRGSNTCGYGSKKKHRGKGSRGGVGFAGSKKHRMQMFKMKCPEHYDHRALKKKAVCRVINLEDLNKFETPEVNLTEMGYEKLLGLGEPKKKLKVTVARWSKSAEEKIKAAGGEIIEG, from the coding sequence ATGGGAAAGGTCAGGAACAGGAAGTTTCGCGGTTCAAACACCTGCGGATACGGGTCTAAGAAAAAGCACCGGGGAAAGGGCTCAAGAGGAGGAGTCGGCTTTGCGGGCTCTAAAAAGCACAGGATGCAGATGTTCAAGATGAAGTGCCCGGAGCACTACGACCACAGGGCTTTGAAAAAGAAGGCAGTATGCAGAGTCATAAACCTGGAAGACCTTAATAAGTTCGAAACGCCTGAGGTAAACCTGACCGAAATGGGCTATGAAAAGCTCCTTGGCTTGGGCGAGCCGAAAAAGAAGCTTAAAGTCACCGTTGCCCGATGGAGCAAATCCGCCGAGGAAAAGATAAAGGCAGCAGGCGGCGAGATAATTGAAGGTTAG
- a CDS encoding HD domain-containing protein, giving the protein MIAEEARNLVESACRSENNAYGYGAWTHHIESVVKYSKALARKTGGDEEICELGALFHDYSSVLDKELYPEHHIHSARLAGEVLYSMYYPEDRIKRVQHCILAHRASKNIPRETLEAEIVASSDAMAHFDNVASLLYLAYTKHEMGIDEGRDWVLGKLERSWEKLMPEAQEMLSEKYEAIKKALL; this is encoded by the coding sequence ATGATTGCTGAAGAAGCCAGAAACCTCGTGGAATCGGCCTGTAGGAGTGAAAACAATGCCTATGGCTACGGGGCGTGGACGCACCACATAGAGTCGGTCGTAAAATACTCTAAAGCCCTGGCACGAAAGACCGGCGGTGACGAGGAAATCTGCGAGCTTGGAGCCCTTTTTCACGATTATTCATCTGTTCTGGACAAAGAGCTATACCCAGAGCACCACATACACAGCGCCCGGCTTGCCGGAGAGGTCCTTTATAGTATGTACTACCCTGAAGACCGCATAAAGCGCGTGCAGCACTGCATTCTGGCCCACCGGGCAAGCAAAAACATTCCAAGAGAGACCCTTGAGGCCGAAATTGTCGCCAGTAGCGACGCCATGGCGCATTTTGACAATGTCGCTTCCCTGCTCTACCTTGCCTACACAAAGCACGAAATGGGAATAGATGAAGGCAGGGACTGGGTTTTGGGAAAGCTTGAAAGAAGCTGGGAAAAGCTTATGCCTGAGGCACAGGAAATGCTTAGCGAAAAATATGAAGCAATAAAGAAAGCTCTCTTGTAA
- the secY gene encoding preprotein translocase subunit SecY: MNLVNKMPGVVNPKSRLNFKDRLKWTVLVLVLFFLMGETPLIGVAQQSYDYFKNISVLLGSEFGTLGTLGIGPIVTASILLQVLVGAKILGWDLSKREGRVKFQGTQKMLAIAFCFLEGFAYVMFGAVQAEVPSMVLFVGLQIAAGGLIILFLDEVSTKWGLGPGVSLFIAAGVSKVIFVRMLSVVPSGEYFAGAIPSLLASLPVGRIDLAAFYLTAILATVLIFALSLFAQSIKVEIPLAFSQVRGFGRRWPLNLFYTSNMPVILASAFLINISLFGSILDNQGITSILGTYDDTTGQPISGLGYYLSAPHNLLPTVMSGLVSGAEIPTAEFVRAITYTIFLTALCVVFAFFWVETTNMGPEPVADQITSVGMQIPGFRKDKRILVGILSKYIYPLTIMGAIAVGLLAAIADLTGAFGTGTGILLTVMILYNFYERIGQQYAEDMNPAVRKFFE, encoded by the coding sequence ATGAACCTAGTGAACAAGATGCCGGGAGTCGTAAACCCTAAATCCCGGCTTAACTTCAAGGACCGGCTTAAATGGACTGTGCTTGTTCTTGTTCTTTTCTTTTTGATGGGTGAGACCCCGCTTATCGGAGTCGCACAGCAAAGCTATGATTACTTCAAGAATATATCCGTGCTTTTGGGTTCAGAATTCGGGACTCTTGGGACACTTGGTATTGGCCCGATTGTTACCGCTTCCATTCTTCTTCAGGTTTTGGTCGGGGCCAAGATTCTTGGTTGGGACCTGAGCAAAAGGGAAGGTAGGGTCAAGTTCCAGGGCACGCAGAAAATGCTTGCAATCGCTTTTTGTTTCCTTGAAGGTTTTGCGTACGTAATGTTTGGGGCCGTACAGGCGGAAGTTCCGTCAATGGTCCTGTTTGTTGGCCTGCAGATTGCGGCAGGCGGCCTTATAATCCTATTCCTTGATGAGGTAAGCACAAAATGGGGCCTTGGGCCGGGTGTTTCCCTGTTTATTGCCGCAGGGGTTTCTAAAGTCATATTTGTCCGGATGCTGTCCGTTGTCCCATCAGGAGAATACTTTGCAGGCGCCATTCCAAGCCTTCTTGCAAGCCTTCCCGTGGGAAGAATTGACTTGGCCGCATTTTACCTGACCGCCATTCTTGCAACGGTTCTTATATTTGCCCTTTCATTGTTCGCACAGTCCATAAAGGTTGAAATCCCTCTTGCTTTCTCGCAGGTGAGGGGCTTTGGAAGAAGGTGGCCTTTAAACCTGTTCTATACCTCCAACATGCCGGTAATCCTTGCTTCTGCCTTCCTTATTAACATTTCCCTTTTCGGCTCAATTCTCGATAATCAGGGCATAACATCTATTCTTGGCACTTATGATGATACCACGGGCCAGCCGATAAGCGGGCTTGGTTATTACCTTTCAGCGCCGCACAACCTTCTTCCAACAGTAATGTCTGGCCTTGTGTCCGGAGCAGAGATTCCTACCGCAGAGTTTGTGCGTGCGATAACCTATACGATATTCCTGACGGCTCTTTGCGTCGTATTTGCCTTCTTCTGGGTCGAAACCACCAATATGGGCCCTGAGCCGGTGGCAGACCAGATTACTTCGGTTGGTATGCAGATTCCGGGCTTTAGAAAGGACAAGAGAATCCTGGTTGGGATTCTGTCGAAATATATTTACCCGCTTACAATAATGGGCGCCATTGCCGTTGGGCTTCTGGCAGCCATTGCCGACCTTACCGGCGCTTTTGGAACCGGAACCGGAATCCTTCTTACGGTAATGATTCTCTACAACTTCTACGAGAGAATCGGCCAGCAGTATGCTGAAGACATGAACCCTGCGGTCAGGAAGTTCTTCGAATAA
- the trxA gene encoding thioredoxin has product MIKEVTDKNFKNFVKEGVSVVDCFAEWCPPCKMLSPVLENLSGEITEIKFGKLNTDENPEVTGEYEIRSIPNILVFKDGKLIDQIVGFYPEPALKKKLKTYI; this is encoded by the coding sequence ATGATAAAAGAAGTAACGGACAAAAACTTCAAAAATTTCGTAAAGGAAGGCGTATCTGTTGTCGACTGCTTTGCCGAATGGTGCCCTCCATGCAAGATGCTCAGCCCCGTTCTTGAAAATCTGTCTGGAGAGATTACCGAGATAAAGTTTGGAAAGCTGAATACTGACGAAAACCCCGAGGTGACAGGTGAGTACGAGATAAGGTCAATTCCCAATATCCTTGTCTTCAAAGACGGAAAGCTAATAGACCAGATTGTCGGCTTCTACCCTGAGCCGGCGCTCAAAAAGAAGCTTAAAACCTACATTTAG
- a CDS encoding DNA-directed RNA polymerase subunit N has translation MIIPVRCFTCGKVIGHLWSDYKKKTENGEKPGEVMDQIGLKRYCCRTTFLTHSDNIKEIAKFKV, from the coding sequence ATGATAATACCTGTTCGATGTTTCACCTGCGGAAAAGTAATCGGCCATCTTTGGTCTGACTACAAGAAAAAGACCGAGAATGGAGAAAAGCCCGGAGAGGTCATGGACCAGATAGGGCTTAAAAGATACTGCTGCAGAACAACATTTCTTACGCACTCGGACAACATCAAGGAAATAGCCAAATTTAAGGTATAA
- a CDS encoding 50S ribosomal protein L13, protein MRVINAEGCVLGRMAVEVAKLARSGEEVAVVNAERAIISGARDAVFHKYEVRRHRGCPEHGPFFPRGPAEIVRRSVRGMVQIRSPEGKQAFSRVKVYVGVPEEFKDKKLEVFGKTADKIDCEFVLIGELSKHLGYDYGK, encoded by the coding sequence ATGAGAGTTATAAACGCTGAAGGGTGCGTCCTTGGGAGGATGGCCGTTGAAGTGGCAAAACTTGCCCGTTCCGGAGAGGAAGTGGCAGTCGTAAACGCAGAGAGGGCCATAATTTCAGGCGCAAGGGATGCGGTTTTCCATAAATATGAAGTAAGGAGGCACAGGGGTTGCCCTGAGCATGGCCCTTTTTTCCCAAGAGGCCCTGCAGAGATAGTTAGAAGGTCGGTTAGGGGAATGGTCCAGATAAGGTCTCCTGAAGGAAAACAGGCCTTTTCAAGAGTCAAGGTTTACGTTGGCGTCCCTGAGGAGTTCAAGGACAAAAAACTGGAGGTTTTCGGGAAGACCGCAGATAAGATAGACTGCGAGTTTGTCCTTATCGGCGAATTAAGTAAGCATTTGGGTTATGATTATGGCAAGTGA
- the rpsI gene encoding 30S ribosomal protein S9: MASEIFVGKRRLAVSRVKLTPGNKRIVLNDKLLEAYPKTIQLKIQEPLIVIGEDGFDIRINAAGGGIISQAEAAAQGIARAIVSLKGDEAKKAFLDYDRALLVQDPRRAEPHKPSRSKKGARRHKQRSKR; this comes from the coding sequence ATGGCAAGTGAAATCTTCGTTGGCAAAAGGCGTTTGGCAGTTTCAAGGGTAAAGCTTACCCCCGGAAACAAGAGGATTGTCCTTAATGACAAGCTCCTTGAGGCCTACCCGAAGACAATTCAGCTCAAGATTCAGGAGCCGCTTATAGTTATTGGTGAAGATGGCTTTGACATCAGGATAAACGCTGCAGGAGGCGGAATAATCTCCCAGGCAGAGGCAGCAGCCCAGGGCATTGCCCGTGCAATTGTCTCCCTTAAAGGGGACGAGGCAAAAAAGGCATTTTTGGATTATGACCGGGCTCTCTTGGTTCAGGACCCCAGAAGGGCCGAGCCGCACAAGCCCTCCAGGTCAAAGAAGGGAGCCAGGCGCCACAAGCAGAGAAGCAAGCGATAG
- a CDS encoding isoleucine--tRNA ligase: MESEDKSYDPKIVEKRVSLAWSEKKVPESIVSSKREKKFYLLDGPPYVNAPAHVGHVKTTTFKDIWGKFKFMQGYGVWFQPGFDCGGLPIENKVEQKLGLRCKADIEKAGIGKFIKECRVFARGHETEWLDLYRKIGAWRGYVEPYLTSENYYRESGWWTIKKIFEKGLLARGEKPTFWCPHCETVLSGYDVTDSYKEIESPSIYIKFKAKGKENEFFLAWTTTPWTLPANVSLCVHPDETYVRAEVGGEIFIMAKDRLDLLENLGWGYRILEEFPGKKLEGTPYESLIDIPIQAEIDHRVILSIPLMKKKVSGKVAAKKETAADEETQFGHLVDISTGTGIVHIAPGHGEEDYRIGEHYGLSSISPVDEAGKLSEGTGKFEGITTDEANVSVLDYLKEKNALFHSERIVHSYPLCWRCKTPLIYRKTKQWFLKLDTIRDKMLHENKSVRWLPSFAGEQYHNVVASSPDWAITRQRYWGIPFPLWVCRDCGRMKMIGSVEELKENAVCKVPDDLQLSVDYVDGIKFKCECGGVMEREREVMDVWFDSGIAPWASIGYPYQNKDLFEKMWKVDMITEGIDQIRGWFNSLMVYSVATFGEGSYKAVGLSGWNLDEKGEKMSKSLGNVVWGKDAYNDLGADILRLYVCYTNAPWEAQRFSLEEAGQLKNTLNTLWNLSAYLETYGRKIEGGNGVALENIADLWLVSRINTLVEEVTDDLENFRFHYASRKLMKFLINDFSRLYVKLVRSRIAKEEEVSCAFQYALMRLVKLLAPFAPFLSDEIWMRSFEGSVHMSEWPECDKKRVDKKLEESFELAKEITEAINAERQKNGVGLRHPVLKATVYGGKNVKEAVNQTKEIVLTLSNLKNVEFTESDNVEIKPNFATLGKKFGKDTQAVAKLILALTSSQVKDEMDLGGFKVEKSDLIIRQKPVEGTTFSEGYVALDLTETQELKEERLLRELVREIQKARKDAGLKVSDSIALGLEDKPFLKRFEEEIKEEVGASSVKYSVTDGKGFGEYKDLKVGFGFKKA, translated from the coding sequence ATGGAATCTGAGGATAAAAGCTATGACCCAAAAATTGTCGAAAAAAGGGTTTCTCTGGCGTGGAGTGAAAAGAAAGTCCCCGAGAGCATAGTTTCCTCAAAAAGGGAGAAAAAATTTTACCTTCTTGACGGCCCTCCTTACGTAAACGCCCCGGCTCACGTGGGACACGTAAAGACAACAACCTTCAAGGATATCTGGGGAAAATTCAAGTTCATGCAGGGCTATGGCGTGTGGTTTCAGCCGGGATTCGATTGCGGCGGGCTTCCAATTGAAAACAAGGTGGAGCAAAAGCTTGGCCTCCGGTGCAAGGCAGATATCGAAAAGGCGGGAATCGGGAAATTCATTAAGGAGTGCAGGGTTTTTGCCAGGGGGCACGAGACCGAATGGCTTGACCTCTACAGGAAAATCGGCGCCTGGAGGGGATACGTCGAGCCGTACCTGACTTCTGAAAATTACTACCGGGAGAGCGGCTGGTGGACAATAAAGAAGATTTTCGAGAAGGGGCTTTTGGCGAGGGGCGAAAAGCCGACCTTCTGGTGCCCGCACTGCGAGACCGTGCTAAGCGGCTATGATGTTACCGACTCCTACAAGGAAATCGAAAGCCCTTCGATTTACATTAAGTTCAAGGCCAAGGGAAAGGAAAACGAGTTCTTCCTTGCCTGGACTACCACCCCCTGGACGCTTCCTGCCAATGTTTCCCTGTGCGTCCACCCGGACGAGACTTATGTAAGGGCTGAAGTGGGCGGCGAGATTTTCATAATGGCAAAGGACCGCCTTGACCTTCTTGAAAATTTGGGGTGGGGCTACAGAATCTTAGAGGAGTTCCCTGGAAAGAAGCTTGAAGGAACCCCTTACGAGTCGCTTATTGACATCCCAATCCAGGCGGAAATAGACCACCGCGTAATTCTTTCGATTCCTTTGATGAAAAAGAAGGTGTCCGGAAAAGTGGCTGCCAAAAAGGAAACTGCGGCAGACGAGGAGACACAGTTTGGCCACCTTGTTGACATAAGCACCGGAACAGGAATTGTCCACATCGCCCCCGGGCACGGTGAGGAGGACTACCGGATTGGAGAGCACTATGGCCTTTCGTCAATCTCCCCGGTTGATGAGGCGGGAAAATTGTCTGAAGGCACCGGAAAGTTCGAGGGAATCACGACCGACGAGGCGAATGTCTCAGTTTTGGATTATCTGAAGGAGAAAAACGCGCTTTTCCACAGCGAAAGAATCGTCCACTCGTACCCGCTTTGCTGGAGGTGCAAGACCCCGCTTATCTACAGGAAGACCAAGCAGTGGTTTTTGAAGCTTGATACGATTAGGGACAAGATGCTTCACGAAAACAAGTCTGTGAGGTGGCTTCCTTCATTTGCCGGCGAGCAATACCACAATGTCGTAGCGTCTTCCCCTGACTGGGCGATAACTAGGCAGAGGTACTGGGGAATTCCTTTCCCTCTCTGGGTCTGCAGGGATTGCGGCAGGATGAAGATGATTGGAAGCGTCGAGGAACTGAAGGAAAATGCAGTTTGCAAAGTGCCAGACGACCTGCAGCTTTCAGTCGACTATGTTGATGGCATTAAGTTCAAATGCGAGTGCGGAGGCGTTATGGAAAGGGAGAGGGAAGTTATGGATGTATGGTTTGATTCAGGAATTGCCCCCTGGGCATCTATTGGTTACCCTTACCAGAACAAGGATCTGTTTGAGAAGATGTGGAAGGTGGATATGATTACGGAAGGGATAGACCAGATAAGGGGTTGGTTTAATTCCCTGATGGTCTATTCGGTTGCTACCTTTGGGGAGGGATCTTACAAGGCAGTTGGGCTTAGTGGCTGGAACCTGGACGAGAAGGGGGAGAAAATGTCGAAATCCCTTGGAAACGTCGTTTGGGGGAAAGATGCATACAATGACCTTGGGGCTGACATCCTGCGGCTATATGTTTGCTACACAAATGCCCCCTGGGAGGCACAGAGGTTTTCGCTTGAGGAAGCAGGCCAACTCAAAAATACCCTGAACACCCTCTGGAACCTTTCGGCTTACCTTGAGACTTATGGCAGGAAAATCGAGGGCGGAAATGGTGTGGCGCTTGAAAATATCGCTGACCTTTGGCTTGTTTCAAGAATCAACACCCTGGTCGAGGAAGTAACTGACGACCTGGAGAACTTCCGGTTTCACTACGCGTCAAGAAAGCTCATGAAGTTTTTGATAAACGACTTTTCGCGGCTTTATGTGAAGCTTGTCAGGAGCAGGATTGCAAAGGAAGAGGAAGTCTCCTGCGCCTTCCAGTACGCTCTTATGCGGCTCGTAAAGCTTCTTGCGCCTTTTGCCCCGTTTTTGTCAGACGAAATCTGGATGAGGTCATTTGAGGGCTCGGTCCATATGTCAGAGTGGCCGGAGTGTGACAAAAAGAGGGTTGACAAAAAGCTCGAGGAAAGCTTTGAGCTTGCCAAAGAGATAACCGAGGCGATAAACGCCGAGAGGCAGAAGAATGGAGTGGGCTTAAGGCACCCGGTCCTGAAGGCAACCGTTTATGGAGGAAAAAACGTAAAGGAAGCGGTCAATCAGACCAAAGAAATTGTGCTTACTTTGTCAAACCTGAAGAACGTGGAGTTTACGGAAAGCGACAATGTCGAGATAAAGCCGAACTTTGCAACCCTTGGAAAGAAATTCGGAAAAGACACTCAAGCTGTTGCAAAGCTGATTTTGGCGCTTACTTCAAGCCAGGTCAAGGACGAAATGGACCTTGGAGGATTTAAGGTGGAAAAGTCTGACCTCATAATCAGACAAAAGCCGGTTGAGGGGACAACCTTTTCTGAAGGGTATGTGGCACTTGACCTGACCGAGACGCAGGAGCTTAAGGAGGAGCGCCTTTTAAGGGAGCTTGTCAGGGAAATCCAGAAGGCAAGAAAAGACGCGGGGCTAAAGGTTTCCGACAGCATAGCACTGGGACTTGAGGACAAGCCGTTTTTGAAGCGGTTCGAGGAGGAAATAAAGGAGGAAGTCGGGGCTTCTTCAGTGAAATATTCCGTAACTGACGGGAAGGGCTTTGGGGAGTACAAGGACCTGAAAGTCGGGTTTGGGTTTAAGAAGGCGTAG
- a CDS encoding glucosamine-6-phosphate deaminase has protein sequence MAENKTFNGINVTLVEDKEEMTKVAAEIILERMKSANPLKLLVPTGTTPEGVYELLSRQGAEVLSNAIFFNMDEYGHLENGVFRFVSEDHPASYRKYMNERLFSKIAPRPRHYFPGIENAKTPGHYDELIENLGGIDLCLNAMGEDGHIFGFNSPPESGFGSVTRMVKLTEDTQSVNQGLTGLETPSHAVTVGLKTGMASKEILFLVCGERKADILRKVLYSPEPTEEIPATILAKHPNCHWIVDKAAASKLN, from the coding sequence ATGGCGGAAAACAAAACCTTCAATGGAATAAATGTGACCCTGGTCGAGGATAAGGAAGAGATGACAAAAGTTGCAGCAGAGATTATCCTGGAAAGGATGAAATCAGCAAATCCGCTAAAGCTGTTGGTGCCGACAGGGACAACTCCCGAAGGGGTTTATGAGCTTTTAAGCCGGCAGGGCGCAGAGGTCCTTTCCAATGCCATTTTTTTCAATATGGACGAATACGGCCATCTGGAAAATGGGGTTTTCAGGTTTGTTTCCGAAGACCACCCGGCATCATACAGAAAATATATGAATGAGCGATTATTCTCGAAAATTGCCCCCCGGCCAAGGCATTATTTTCCGGGAATCGAGAACGCAAAGACGCCCGGCCATTACGATGAATTGATTGAAAACCTGGGAGGGATTGACCTGTGCCTGAATGCTATGGGCGAGGATGGGCACATCTTTGGATTTAATTCCCCGCCCGAATCGGGCTTTGGCTCTGTGACAAGAATGGTCAAATTGACCGAAGACACGCAAAGCGTCAACCAGGGCTTGACGGGGCTGGAAACGCCCAGCCACGCTGTCACGGTTGGCCTGAAAACGGGGATGGCTTCAAAGGAAATCCTGTTTTTGGTGTGCGGGGAGAGAAAGGCGGATATTCTCCGAAAAGTCCTGTATTCCCCTGAGCCCACAGAAGAAATTCCAGCCACGATACTTGCAAAACACCCCAACTGCCACTGGATTGTGGACAAGGCAGCGGCCAGCAAGCTTAACTGA
- a CDS encoding Type 1 glutamine amidotransferase-like domain-containing protein yields MKLLLTSMGLTNDSIASALFEMTGKRPEETTLVFIPTASNAEAGDKSWLIADLINLKKLNFKAIEITDISAVDETIWKPSLERADVLFFEGGNTYHLMRWLNKSGLAKALPELLKDKVYVGLSAGSMVTNPDLSLKLSQELFEEDMLETEELKGLNFVDFYFLPHLNSEWFKKVRKENIEKVGQEISRKIYALDDNSALKIIGNKIEVISEGEWFVINEKQ; encoded by the coding sequence ATGAAACTGTTGCTGACATCAATGGGGCTTACCAATGATTCAATCGCCAGTGCCCTGTTTGAAATGACTGGCAAAAGACCAGAAGAAACAACCCTTGTTTTTATTCCAACCGCAAGCAATGCTGAAGCCGGGGACAAAAGCTGGCTAATTGCCGACCTGATTAACCTGAAAAAACTGAATTTCAAGGCCATCGAGATTACTGACATCTCGGCAGTCGATGAAACCATCTGGAAGCCAAGCCTGGAAAGGGCGGACGTTTTGTTTTTTGAAGGCGGAAACACCTACCACCTGATGAGATGGCTGAACAAGTCCGGCTTGGCTAAGGCATTGCCCGAACTATTGAAGGATAAGGTGTATGTCGGCCTTAGCGCCGGAAGCATGGTGACAAACCCCGACCTGTCATTAAAGCTATCGCAAGAGCTCTTTGAAGAAGACATGCTGGAAACCGAAGAATTAAAGGGCCTGAATTTCGTAGATTTTTATTTCCTGCCGCACCTGAACTCCGAATGGTTCAAGAAAGTGAGGAAAGAAAACATAGAAAAAGTCGGGCAGGAAATAAGCAGAAAAATCTATGCGCTTGACGATAATTCCGCGCTGAAAATTATTGGCAATAAGATTGAAGTGATTAGCGAAGGTGAATGGTTTGTCATCAATGAAAAGCAATAA